In the Pseudomonadota bacterium genome, CACCAAATTTTTTATTTCTTCCTCATTGAGGCCTGTTGATGCGGTAATCCTGATATTCTGTTCCTTTCCGGTAGCCATATCTTTTGCCATGACATGGAGTATGCCGTTGGCGTCTATATCAAATGTCACCTCTATCTGTGGAATTCCCCTCGGCGCCGCCGGAAGACCAACGAGCTGGAATCTTCCCAGTGTCCTGTTGTCTCTGGCTAATTCCCTCTCGCCCTGCAAAATATGGATTTCAACGGTTGTCTGACTGTCTTCAGCGGTGGTGAATATCTGGCTCTTCTTTGTGGGTATTGTGGTATTCCTCTCAATAACCTTTGTCATTACACCACCTAAAGTCTCGATACCAAGCGAGAGAGGGGTCACATCGAGAAGCAGCACATCTTTCACCTCACCAGCTAAAACACCGGCCTGTACCGCTGCACCGAGCGCCACAACCTCGTCGGGGTTTACGCCCCTGTGGGGTTCTCTTCCAAAGAAGCTTTTCACAATTTCCTGAACCTTCGGTATCCTCGTAGAACCACCCACAAGAACAACTTCATCTATCTTGTCCTTGCTCAGTTTTGCATCCTCAAGTGCCCTTTTGCATGGTCCGATGGTTTTCTGGATAATATCATCAGCAAGCTGCTCAAGCTCTGCCCTTCTCAGCTTCATGTTGAGGTGCTTCGGACCCGCACTGTCGGCAGTGATAAAGGGAAGATTTATCTCTGTTTCAATTGCCGTGGAAAGCTCAATCTTTGCCCTTTCCCCTGCTTCCCTAAGTCTCTGCAACGCCATCCGGTCTTTTGAGAGGTCTATGCCCTGATCTTTCTTAAACTCAGAGACAATCCATTCAATAACCTTCTGGTCAATATCGTCACCACCAAGGTGGGTATCGCCATTTGTTGATTTTACTTCAACAACATTATCACCCACTTCGAGGATTGAAACATCGAAAGTGCCGCCACCAAAGTCATAAACCGCTATGGTCTCATCCTTCTTCTTGTCAAGTCCGTAAGCAAGGGCAGATGCCGTGGGCTCATTGATAATACGGAGAACATTGAGACCCGCTATCCTTCCGGCATCTTTTGTAGCCTGCCTCTGAGAGTCGTTGAAATATGCAGGAACCGTAATAACCGCATCTTCTATTGTCTGGCCGAGATAAGCCTCTGCGGATTTTCTGAGCTTTTGAAGCACGAAGGCGGAAATTTCCTGCGGTGTATACTGTTTGCCTCTTACTTCAACCCTCACATTCCCTTCCTGGTCTGCCACAACCTTATACGGGACAGTCTTGATCTCTCCCTGTACCTCACTGAATCTTCTTCCCACAAATCTCTTGATAGAAAAAACCGTGTTTTCCGGGTTTGTGATGGCCTGCCTTTTTGCAGTCTGGCCGACCAGTATCTCGCCATCTTTGGTGAAAGCAACAACACTTGGCGTTAATCTGCTTCCTTCCTCATTTATGATAATTTTCGGCTCTCCGCCCTCCATAATTGCTACAACAGAGTTGGTGGTACCGAGGTCAATCCCTATCACTTTTTTAGCCATGTTTGTATCCTCCCCGAATATAATAAGATTAATTTTACTTAAATATAATGTCCCTGTGGGGGGTTGTCAATGTCACGAGGGTAATAAAAAGAGTTCGGGGTTATGAGCTCGGAGCAAACAACCTGATGCCGGTCAACGGATACCCGTCTTTACATTTTTATACACAAGCGTTGAGATGAAGAAGAGGAAGTTAAGTATGACAATGGTTGCCCCTGCGGGAAGGTCCATGACAAAGGAGATGAATATCCCCAAAACAACAGAGAGGACGCCCGCCACAACAGACAGGACAATCGTTAATTTAAAACCCTTCGCCATCTGTAGTGCTGTAACGGGCGGAAGCACAAGGAGCGCCGATATGAGCATAACCCCCACCATTTTCATGGCAAGAACGACTGTGACAGCAGTGAGCAGGACAAGCATCATATTTATTCTCTCTGTTTTTATCCCGGACACACTGGCCGATTCCTCATCAAAGGTTACCGAGAGGAGCTCATGATAGAAGCAGAGGATTACAATGAGAAGTGCTAAGGAAAGTACAATAGAAATGAACACTTCCGCTGTACTGATGGAAAGGATATTTCCAAAGAGATAACTGAAGAGGTCCACATTAAATCCCCCGGCAGCGCTTGCAATAATGACCCCGATGGCAATACCGAGAGAAGATACGATACCGATGGCAGAATCCCCGTAAAGGCGAGCCTTTGCTATCAGTTTAAGTATCCCTATGGAACTCGCCATTACAATGGGTATCGCTATGTAAACGGGATAAAACCTCAAAAGCAGACCTATGGCAACACCCCCGAATGTGACATGGGCAAGACCGTCCCCGATTAACGAAAGACGTCTCAGGACAAGAAATACCCCCAGCGTTGAGCACAGAATTGCAATGAAAGAACCGGCGATCAACGCCCTCTGGATAAAACCGTGGCTTAGGAGATCAAGTATGTCCATATATCGATTGCGGATTGCGGATTCTATTCAATTTCTTGCCTTTTAACTTTTCGACATCACGCAGGCTGAAGCCTGCGGCTACCAGTCTCCCGCCTTTTAACTCATAACTCATAACTCAACACTCATCACGGGTTTACCGTATCGTGTCTGTGGCATATCAGGTGCTGTGAATATTCACCAAAATAGCCGGACATTTCATTGGAAGAGCAGAATGCATCAAAGCTCCCGTAAAAAATTGCCTTCTTATCGAGATAGAGAAGTTTTGAAGCATATTTCCCAATGGTTCCAATATCATGTGTAATAATAACAATGGTAATCTTTTTCTGCTCATTGAGGGTTGTGAGAATACTGAAAAATTTCTCTCTTGTTTCAGGGTCAAGCGCTGTTGTCGGTTCATCGAGTATAAGCAGTTCCGGCTCACAGGCCATAGCCTTGGCGATAAGAACCCTCTGCTGCTGCCCTCCGGAAAGTTCCCCGATAAGCTCATCCCTGATATCTGATACATCCATTAACGACAGGGCGCTATTGATAGCCGGCTCATCGGATTTATTAATGTTTTTCGGGTATTTCTTCCTTGAAAGTAATCCCAGCGATACAATTTCCTTTACCGTTGCAGGGAAATGAGGGTTAAAAGAATTGATCTTCTGGGGCAAGTAGCCCACCTTATACCAGTCCCCGAAACTGAGCGGATTCGACCCGAAAAGGGATATCGTACCCTTGCTTGGTTTGAAAAAGCCGAGGATCAGCTTTATCAATGTTGTCTTGCCGGAGCCGTTGGGGCCCACAATCCCGAGATAATCCCCGGCCTCGAGATGAAATGAAATATCAGACAACACCTCAATGGAATTATACTGGAAACAGAGGTTTTCGGCGGAAACGATGTTTAAGGACATCCAAGTCCCTTTTGCAAACTTTTAAGGTTATCTTCCATTATACTCAGAAACGTGATCCTTCTGTCCATTTCCTCTTTACTCACATTGTGGGCGCCGTGGATCTTGAGTAAAACTGCGCCCGTCTCCTTTGATACAACTTCTGCAACCCTGGGGGTAATAAGTTCTTCGTAATATATATACTTTATGTCATAGGTCTTCAACATTTTCTTGAGTTCAGTAATACGTCTTGGTGTTGGTTCTGCGTCCGGCGATCCTTTATAGGCCGCCATATAATGCAGGTCATATCTCTTTGCGAGATAACCGAAGGCAAAATGGCCGCCATGGATAAAGACCTTCTGTTTGCATGATGAAAGAGTATCCCTGTATTTCTTATCAATTTCGCCCAACTTTGCCTTGTATGCCTCTGCATTTTTCGTGTAGTAATCCCTGTTTGCCGGATCCTTCCGGGATAACCCTTCAAGGATATTATCCACCATTTTCTGTGCGTGTGCGATATCGAGCCATATATGAGGATCGAGTTTTCCGTGCCCATGTTTCTCTTTATGCCCGTGGTCATCAGTATCATCGCCGCTTTCGCGGAGGGTAATCCCCCTGCTTGCATCCACAACAAGGAGATTCTTGTTGTCAATACCTTTCAAGACATTCTCAATCCAGGGTTCCATATACCTTCCCGTATAAATCAACAGGCCGGCTGAATTTATTCTGAGGATATCACCCGGTTTAGGCTCAAAGCTATGGGCTTCCACGCCTGGAGGGAGAAGAAGGGTAATATTCGCTTTATCGCCTGCCACATTTCTCGTAAAATCATAAACAGGAAACAGGGTCGTAATGACCTGAAGCCTTTGCTGTTCCGCTGGTGTCTGTTCCTTTTTCTGGCATCCCGTTACGACAAAAAACATCGTTACCGCAACGCATATAACGCACAAAAGAACCCCGGCTTTAAAAGGTAAGCAGTTTGTTTCTCTTAACTTCTCACCTTCCCAACTTCTTATCTTCCGCCCTTCCATATCTCCCTTACCTTCGCCTTAGCTTCTTCAATCTGACCATTACTCAGTTGCAACCCCTGCGATGTATATTCCGGATTGGCCTCAATACAGCAAACCCTTTCCTCCAGGGTCGTCTGTCTTTTCATGCCGGGAGGCAGTTCCGGGATAATACCGATTGCCTTTTCAACGTCTTCCGGGAACTTGCCCGGGTCAGCAGTCTCGTAAATCACCGCAGTCTGGTCATGACGCCCGTTTAAAAATATCTCTAATGATTTCCAGCCCACAGCGCCGTGGGGATCGAGGATTACCCCATATTTTTCGTAGACAAATTTCATCGTTTCGTAGTGAAGGGGATTATTAACCCCTATTGAAAAGATATCCCTTCTCATGTTCTCCATATCAGGCATTCTATCGATGATACCGGGCCTGACAACCTGTCCGGTTGAAGGGTCTCTCTCGTCATAGAGGTGCCCACCATAGAAATCAATCAGCCGTGCCAGGTTGCTGGGATGAGAGACAATCATGGCTGAGGAGGGCGATTTAATTGAAGGTCTTACCACATATTCACCGCTTGAAAGAAAATCGGGGAATTCCGTATTCTCGTTCACACCACAAATTATTTTTTTGACAGGAAGCCCCATCTGCCTTGCGATAATCGTTCCCATCATGTCGCCGAAATTCCCCGAAGGCACACTGGTAATAAATTCTCCAGCCTTTTCATCGGTAAGCCTTGAATAGGCATAAAAAGGGTATACAGCCTGCGGCAATAACCTTCCAAGGCTGATAGAGTTGGCAGAGGTAAATCTCTCTCTGTCACCAAATATTTCTCCGGCAAGCGGTTGGTCAGCGAGAACATTTTTAGCCAGGGACTGGCAGACATCAAAATCACCATTTACCTCAAAGGCATAAATGTTACCGCCAAGGGTCGTCATCTGCCTTCTCTGACCTTCGCTTATGGATCCTTTAGGGAAAAATACAATATTATCAATGCTATCAAGGCCATAGAGGGCATCGGCTACAGCGCCGCCGGTATCCCCGCTCGTTGCCACAACAACGACCCTCCGCAGGCCCCTCTTGCCGAGAAAATAATTGAGCGCCCTTCCGAAAAATCGGGCGGCATAGTCTTTAAAGGAGTATGTCGGCCCCTGTGTGAGCCACATGATGTGAGTGCCGCCGATAACATGCTGCACTAAAGTCGGTATTTTATCTTCCCGGTATGCATCGTCGAGAAGCAGCCTTAACTGCTCCGCCGGTATCTCAGACCAGAGATAAGGGTACAATATCTCAAAGGCTATCTCAGCATAAGACATGGTGCGCATGCCTTTTATTGTCTCTGAATCCAATACCGGTACTTCATTTCGTGCAATCATGTATAAGCCATAATCCGAGGCCATACCCTTCAAAAGGGCTGTTTCAAAATTAACCCTTTCACCGGGATTGTTCGTGCTATAGTAAGTAACTTTTTTCATAATTTCCTCATGTGCAACGACTTAACCCCGATAAACGGGATAAGTAAGTTTACAAAACTGTTTTCTGCCAAAAAAATGCAGAAAACAGTTTTTAGCTTACTAAGATACACGATATGAATGATTTTTTCAACCGGAGGTTCAAAGCTTAAAGAACCAATATATAAATTGGGGGTCACCCATTTTTTCAGAGTAATTCCGGCAGAAGCACCCCTATTTTCTTTTATTTTGCCGCCCGCTTCGCTCGACAAATACGGACAAGAGCAGACGAATACCGATGAACAGTCTTTTTGATAGCCGGCGACACTGCCGCCTATAATATATTCAGCCCTAACGGGCGAATATATTATATTTTCACTCTGCCCGGAGGGCATGGAGCATATCGGGTGCCAGGTCGGCAGCCGATATAATAAAACCGTCCAGCTTTTGTCTGCGTCCGTCTGCGGCTAAATAAAAAAAGTTTTTCATGTCTTCCGATTATGCTATTCCAGAGGCCTTCTTTACAGCAAAAGCGGCAGAAATCCACCCGAATCCGGCAAACAATGTATCAATGCCCAAAAAGAATCCAATCACCCAAAGTCCCGAAACAGGCCACTGGCCATAAATCATAAAGCCTAATATTATCGAGATGATGCCATTCGCTAATATGATCCCCCAACCGCTATGCGGCTTCAACTGGAATGAAAGGACTACTTTTGAGATTCCGTTTGCAATGAGCAATACCGCAATCAGGAATGTCAGGCCAAGCACCCCGGCAACAGGGTCTGTAACAAGAAAGATACCGGCAATCACAGAAATGATGCCGAGAAAAAGCGACCACACCCATCCCTTGTCACGGGAAAAAAGGGCATGAACGATATGGATAATCCCCTGGATAAGTAACATAACTCCGAAAAAGGTAGCGGCCAGAATTGTTGCCACTGCCGGCGCTCCGAGCAGGATAAACCCTGCGATGACCAGAATCACACCGTATACGAGGTACCACGCCCAGTTTTTCTTCAAATTTGTTATTGAGCTGTTCTGTAAATCCATCATTCCTCCTCATTCATTTATTTTTGATCCCCATGCTCCTTTTCTTAATTCTCCTGCAATTTTAATTAATTTGCAAGTTAAAAACCTTGCCCGGATTGCTGCCTGAATCTTATCGGAAAGTTTTAAAAGTGAAATCACTCTATGCAAGGTCTGTATTGACTTTCCGGAGATTATAATAATTGCTCTCACTGTGAGAGCAATTTCCTCCGATACGTCTTCGAACTTCAGGTTGTAGTTTCTGTCTGTATTGTGCCCGGGCAGTTTCAGGGAAAAATACCTTTTTGCCGCCCGCTTGCGCTCGACAAAGACGGACAACAGCGGACAAGAGATTGTGTTTTTTGCCCCGCCGACAATGGCGGGCCAAAACTCTCAGCCCTTACGGGCGAATACATCTTATCATTTCACAGGTAAAAACAGCACTTTAAGCTAATTTTATTGGTTTTTTGGCTTAATGCATTTTTTCAACTCAATGCTCAAAACAGCCTTTACGGTTTGGTCCGACCCCAATCGGATCCATTGGCACGTACCGTAATGATGGTAGTAAGCACTTTGGAAACGGGACTTCAAAGCAACCTTTCCTTGACTGTCGTCTGATTATCCGGTAAATTCTTCTTATGCTTACAATAGGGTGCAACCTTGATCGAAAAGTCATTTGACGTTCCCTTTATCGCCGATCTGGCTCTGCGCGAGAAGCAGATACAGCAGAACTACCGCCCCATCATAGCTGTCCATAAATGGTTCGCACGGCGGCCCGGTACACTGTTTCGGGGTCTCCTTCTGTCAGAGTTTGTTCCTGAAAATCTTGCAGAATCTTTTTTTGAGAGTAACAGCCTGAAGGGGTTACGAGTGTTTGATCCCTTCATGGGTGGAGGAACCCCTCTCATAGAGGCCAACCGCATGGGTTGCGACATTATCGGCTGCGACATCAACCCCATGGCGTACTGGATTGTACGGCAGGAGATAGGCTATCTGGATATTCATGCTTACTCACAAGCAGCCGTTAACCTCCGTGTCAAGTTGGAAGACAAAGTGGGCGGGTTTTATAGGACTCGATGCCTCATTTGTGGATCGCAGGAAGCTCATGTGAAGTACTTCATATGGGTCAAAACTCTTCGCTGTATCGACTGCAACAATGTATTCGACCTTTTCCCTGGATATGTCCTGGCGGAGAATCGTCGCCATCCCGCACATGTCTTTATCTGTCCCAAGTGTGGTGAACTAAACGAGATTCAGGAGCCAAAGCACCCTGGGACTTGCCACGCCTGCAACACCCGCTTGCAGTCATCCGGTCCTGCGAGCCGGAATCGTTGTAAGTGTCCTCACTGTGGGGTCACCAATACTTATCCTCTCTCCTCAGCAGGGCCACCAGTGCACCGGATGGTAGCGATTGAGTACACCTGCCCCTCCTGTAAACCCGAGCACAAGGGGAGATTTTTCAAAAAACCGGATGCCGAGGACCTTGAGAAATATCATGCAGCGTCTACGCAAATAGCCCCAGCGGAGATGACCTATGTCCCCGATGATGATATACCCCACGGAGATGAAACCGATCGTCTTCTTCGGTGGGGCTATCGCAGGTACCGGGAGATGTTTAACGGTAGGCAGCTTTTGGGGCTTGAGTTGAGTTGCCGGGCAATTTCTGAGCAGCCTGACGAACATATTCGTAATGCCCTCGCAACCAATTTGTCGGACCTTCTCAGGTATCAGAACATGCTCTGCCGTTACGATGCCATGGCCTTGAAATCACTTGACATATTTTCGGTCCATGGTTTTCCCGTCGGGCTCTTAGCTTGTGAATCTAACCTTCTCGGCATTGTTAGCGATACCAATATAAACATAGGAAGCGGCGGATGGTCCAACATTGTCGACAAGTATCACCGGGCAAAAGCCTACTGTCAGAACATATTTGAAATAAGGCATCGGGACGGCAGGAAGGTCTTCGTGCCGCTGAAGCACGAGTGGATCGGCGAAACACGACACCCTTGGAATGGTGCCGACAAAAGGCAGGTAAACCTTCATTGTGGAAGTTCTACCTCCTTCGAACTGCCAGCGGGATCCGTAGACGCAGTTCTCACTGATCCGCCATATTTTACCAATGTCCAGTACGCTGAATTGATGGATTTCTGCTATGTGTGGTTAAGACGCTTAGCCGTAAATGCCGGCAATAATTTCGACAAGTTTACCACAAGGGATAAAAACGAACTCACCGGCAATACCACAATGCAAAAGGGTCTTACGCATTTCACTGAGGGGCTCTCCGCTGCCTTCGTCAAGGCAGCGGGAGCCTTGAAACCTGGCGGACCCTTTGCCTTTACGTACCACCACAACACCATCGACGCCTATTTACCCGTCGCTGTGGCAATCCTTGATGCCGGCCTGAAATGTTCCGCTTCAATTCCTTGTCCGGCGGAAATGGGCGCATCAATTCACATAAATGGCACTGGATCTTCTATTGTGGACACTATTTTTGTGTGCAGGTCAAAAGGGATGATCTCCCGCCGGAGCCTGGCGTTCACGCCTTCTGAAATTGCCCGTCTAGTGGAGGCTGATCTGGCCAATCTTCGGATTGCCGGTCTTAAACCCACACGGGGCGACATAAGATGTTTGACTTACGGCCATTTGATCCGCATGGCAATCTGGACCCTTAAGGAGACATGGGATCATTCCTTGTCTATAGGAGAGAAGCTTGATACTGTGTCCGCGGCGACCGAGGCGCTGGGCAGTTGGCCCGAAGTGGAGGAATGCTTCTCGGATGATGTGGCTACGGCACCCAGGCAGCAAAAATGGGTTGTTGCAGAAACCCCAACAGCATATGAGGTGACCGCCGATGATCTATCCTTTTGAAGTTCCTTTTGAAGACCTTGAGACAGACTTGGATTCCTTCGCAATCACCATCTTTTCCCTCCTCCAATCTGAATTTCTCGTCCTGCCGAAGGGTGTTGGTTTTGTTGATTATACCTCTTTTGAAAAGGGGTATGAAGTGCTGAAAAGAGTGACTGCTGAATTTCAGAAAGTTACCCTGGAGTCCGTGGCGGAGGCTGTTTCTGAGAACCCTGTGGTGATGATTGTGATTAGGACCGTGCTGGGATTCACCCCGCCGGAATGGGCATACATCGCGACACAGCGAACAGACGTTGAAGTGAGTCAGGGATTTGCTCGGAGCTTAGATCGCAGCATTCGTATGCAGAGGTTTGATTTTTCGAGGTCCGGCATCACCGCCCGTAATCGTATTCTGGCGCTCATCGAAACGGCCTGTGCCTTACTTAATACTTCTGTTCCGTACGTGGAGCCCGACAAGTTGCATCGGCTCGAAAAGGCTGACACCCGTGAGGGCTTGGTTTCGATCAAGTCTCTTGCCCGCATGGGAGCGCCATATGCGATGCTTCTTTATGAGCGTTTCCTCGGGCGGCCCTTCGCAGGACACAGAGATTCTGTTTCCGAACTGGTCGGCGACAGCCTCGAATCGGCCATAGAAGATGTACTGGCAAAGGCTGGAGTAAGCTACAGGAAGACAAAGCGGGCAGAACACATTCCGGGATTCGATCAGGCCCCGGACTTCATAATTCCGAGCGAGTTCAATCCACAAGTGGTGATAGAGGCCAAACTGACCGAAGATGATGGCACGGCCCGGGATAAAGTGACGCGCATTCAGCATCTGTCGGAATTGAGCCAGCCCGGTGGGAAGGGGACTCCTAAATTCGAAGTCATAGCCTGTATCGGCGGACGTGGGTTTGGCGTACGTCGTGAGGACATGAGAAAGCTGCTCATCGCCACACGAGGCAAAGTATTTACTCTTCGGACCCTACAGAACCTTGTTGAAAACACCCGTATAAAGGAATTCAAATCTATTTGAGAGGCAAGCGGGGGCGTAAGCGCGCTGTTTGAGGTGCCATCAAGACCCCAAGTTACAAGCTACTTCCATCACAAGGGTTAGCATAACAGTAAGAGTAAGGGGTGTGGAGAGGAAAATGTATGGTTGCAAGACCTGGCCCCAAGTGTTTTTTCCGGCTACTATTCACAGTAACTCGTAATTGGTAATTGGTTTGACGAATCACAGCCTTTTCACTTTTCACACCATTGGCTTCTTAACTGGCTTTTTCTTTTCCGGCGGAGGTTCCGGGGCAATCGGTATCCGCAGTTCCACTAAAGCACAGAAGACTCGCAGCTCATCAAGAAGCGCCTGAAGGTCAGTTTTTGTGTATTTTTTGGCGCCCATCTCAATGTGTGACTCTACGGATCGTAAGACGGCAACCTGCTTCGTTATGGATGGGAGCTTTATGACGCCTGGGTTTGGTTTGAGTTTCTTCCATGCCGTAAGCATCTTCTCCAGTGTGATGTAGGTTACCGGCGTCTTCATGACGGCCTCAAAAATCTTATCACGATCCGGACAATCGAGGTTAGCTGCGAAGAGATAACCCTGAGAGACAGGCAGGTTTCCTGCCCGGATTTTGGCTTGAATTTCAGTAGAAAGTTTTAAAAGTGATAGCCCGTTAAACAGCGTATTTATTGACTTTCCGGTGATTTCGACAATTGCCCCAAATGTTGGGGCAATTTTATCAGACAGATCCTCGGACCTCCGCTTGTAGCTTACCAGGTCACTCATAAGGCTGTCCACATCGTACCCCTTATCCGGGTGTCTTGCCTGAATAAAAGAGAGTATCCCTTTGGCTTGATCCATGGGATTCAGGTCCTCCCGCTGAAGGTTCTCTGTCAGTTGAAGTGCTATAGTTTCACCTGATTCCTTACCTGCTTCCATGATCCGTACCGGTACTAATTCAAGTTCGAGTTGCCGGGCTGCTTCCAGACGTCTCTCTCCACAGATGAGGGTATATGAGTCACCGTCTCCTTTTGTTACAAGGAGAGGCTCTAAGATGCCTTTGTCTTTGATTGATTGCATGAGTGACTTGAACGAGTCGGCTTCGATATTAATATTCGATCGTACCTGTTCCAGCACCACGATATTCCCGATGGGAATGTACAAAAACTCAGGATTTGCACTCGTTTTCTTCGTCGCCATATTATTTCCTCCCCTTTTTAAATTCCGGTTTTATCAAAACCTTTATTTTGCCGCCCGCTTACGCTCGACAAATGCGAAAAAGAGCGGACGAATACCGATGAACAGTCCTTTTGATAGCCGGCGACATTGCCGCCTATCAAATATTCAGCCCTCACGGGCGAATATTACATTTTCACTCTGCCCGAAGGGCATGGAGTATATCGGGTGCCAAGTCGGCAGCCGATATAAAATACTGTCCAGCTTTTGTCTGCGTCCGTCTGTGGCTAAATAAAAAAGGTTTTTCAAAGGAGGCCTGCCACGGCTTCGCCTAGCAGTGACATCGGGAAGAAAGTTCCTCACATTGCGAACCCTTGAATCCTCGACCCTTCGAACCCTTTTTCTACGTTCCCAATCCCAGCTTCTTCAAAGCCACGTTAGCAGCCACAAGAATGGGGTCCCATACCGTTGCAAAAGGCGGGGCATAACCAAGGTCAAGCCGTGACACATCCTCGATGGTCATCTT is a window encoding:
- a CDS encoding ParB/RepB/Spo0J family partition protein, whose protein sequence is MATKKTSANPEFLYIPIGNIVVLEQVRSNINIEADSFKSLMQSIKDKGILEPLLVTKGDGDSYTLICGERRLEAARQLELELVPVRIMEAGKESGETIALQLTENLQREDLNPMDQAKGILSFIQARHPDKGYDVDSLMSDLVSYKRRSEDLSDKIAPTFGAIVEITGKSINTLFNGLSLLKLSTEIQAKIRAGNLPVSQGYLFAANLDCPDRDKIFEAVMKTPVTYITLEKMLTAWKKLKPNPGVIKLPSITKQVAVLRSVESHIEMGAKKYTKTDLQALLDELRVFCALVELRIPIAPEPPPEKKKPVKKPMV